The following proteins come from a genomic window of Gemmatimonadota bacterium:
- a CDS encoding aspartate aminotransferase family protein, with translation MGKEFDITPVNVPKVDTKYRRIVTPVPHPDSVATLETLHRVEPISMRGQPPIVWDRAEDCQVYDKYGNMWLDWSSGVLVTNAGHGMPEVRRAIVDQVNTGLLHNYVFPSEERAQLVEFLVELAPEGLDKAFLLTTGSESTENALKLARTYGITTGGKKKIGFVGFERGFHGRTMGAQQIGGMPGQKDWIGNEDPAIVQVPFPDGYWTENVDFDFFCSTLKDKGLNADNVCGVMLETYQGVGPDFAPVAYVQALSEWCKAHNALLIFDEVQAGFGRTGKMWGFEHYGVIPDLICFGKGVSSSLPLSGVIGKSEVMDLYPPGSMTSTHTGNPVCCAAALASLQKIVNDDLTGNAARLEPVLANGIKKIQTAHPDVVGHVTCKGLVGGVQMVKAGQKEPDPDLAHEIVLRCFHKGLLFFAPVGAWGQTVKISPPLTIEQDALEDGLQVLGEVVDEVVRGRM, from the coding sequence ATGGGAAAAGAATTTGACATCACCCCTGTCAACGTACCAAAAGTCGATACAAAATATCGCCGCATCGTAACGCCTGTACCCCATCCAGACTCAGTGGCAACTTTGGAAACCCTGCACCGGGTAGAACCCATCTCCATGCGCGGACAACCGCCCATAGTATGGGATCGCGCAGAAGATTGTCAGGTCTATGACAAATACGGCAACATGTGGCTCGACTGGAGCTCCGGCGTACTCGTCACCAATGCCGGACACGGCATGCCTGAAGTTCGGCGTGCAATCGTGGATCAGGTCAACACCGGGCTATTGCACAACTACGTATTCCCGAGCGAAGAACGGGCGCAACTCGTCGAATTTCTGGTAGAACTGGCACCAGAAGGGTTAGACAAAGCATTTCTACTAACAACCGGATCTGAAAGCACGGAAAACGCCCTGAAACTCGCGCGAACATACGGCATTACAACCGGAGGAAAAAAGAAAATCGGCTTTGTGGGATTTGAACGCGGATTTCACGGACGCACAATGGGCGCACAGCAAATCGGTGGCATGCCCGGACAAAAAGACTGGATCGGCAACGAAGACCCCGCCATCGTACAGGTACCCTTTCCCGACGGGTATTGGACAGAAAACGTGGATTTCGACTTTTTCTGCTCTACACTCAAAGACAAAGGACTAAATGCAGACAATGTATGCGGCGTCATGCTCGAAACATATCAGGGCGTGGGACCTGATTTCGCGCCCGTGGCGTACGTACAGGCACTATCTGAATGGTGCAAAGCACACAATGCCCTCTTAATCTTTGACGAAGTACAGGCGGGCTTTGGTCGCACAGGTAAAATGTGGGGATTTGAGCACTACGGCGTAATTCCCGACCTCATCTGCTTTGGCAAAGGCGTAAGCAGTTCACTTCCCTTATCGGGCGTAATCGGCAAATCCGAAGTCATGGACTTATACCCCCCCGGATCAATGACAAGCACCCACACGGGCAACCCCGTCTGTTGTGCTGCGGCACTCGCCAGCCTGCAAAAAATCGTAAACGACGACTTAACCGGCAATGCAGCGCGCCTCGAACCCGTATTAGCGAACGGAATCAAAAAAATCCAAACCGCACATCCCGACGTGGTCGGGCACGTAACCTGCAAGGGACTCGTAGGCGGTGTACAAATGGTAAAAGCCGGACAAAAAGAACCCGACCCGGACCTGGCGCACGAAATTGTACTGCGCTGTTTTCACAAAGGACTGCTATTCTTTGCCCCTGTGGGCGCGTGGGGACAAACCGTAAAAATCTCTCCGCCCTTAACCATTGAACAAGACGCGCTCGAAGACGGCTTACAGGTACTTGGTGAAGTTGTGGATGAGGTGGTAAGAGGTAGGATGTAA
- a CDS encoding Gfo/Idh/MocA family oxidoreductase, whose protein sequence is MAKKVTIALIGAGMFGGDVHARAFADLQRNGISGLMGRVGLDAWARDLADIEFDLVAVATRSEASAQRAKANFEQWTGHAPAPYWGETPWEDVLRDIPDLDVMAVATPDNLHTPVVLAALNNGTHVITEKPMCLSVHEADEMIELANEKGLVCAVDMHKRYDPDHMRIEHDIANRIGDPIYGLAMLEEPLEVSTSTFKWAEESDPFSYVGPHWVDLFYNYYRSKPVSLTAVGQKKRLIRDGIDAYDAVQVRVDFDNGMSIYFHNNWITPDDFEGPVNQGHEIVGTDGKVESDQQYRGFRFWYADGGSQSSNNHFTRNVKRPDGSEVYVGYGTDSIIVALVAICRIEFLGETLSDVKAIYPTAEDGRITTAIVDAARIVRDRNFEYMREGKGATVTAQFGADGITIVDPNRASDGPDAVFEKIYNKEV, encoded by the coding sequence ATGGCAAAAAAAGTAACAATAGCACTGATTGGCGCCGGGATGTTTGGCGGCGATGTTCACGCCCGGGCCTTTGCGGATCTGCAGCGCAACGGCATCAGTGGCCTGATGGGACGAGTGGGACTCGACGCCTGGGCGCGCGACCTTGCAGACATCGAATTTGATCTCGTTGCAGTAGCCACGCGCAGCGAAGCATCTGCCCAGCGCGCAAAAGCCAATTTTGAACAATGGACCGGACACGCGCCCGCACCCTACTGGGGCGAAACCCCCTGGGAAGATGTCTTGCGCGACATTCCGGACCTCGACGTCATGGCCGTCGCCACACCCGACAACCTGCACACGCCCGTGGTCCTCGCAGCACTGAACAACGGCACCCATGTCATCACCGAAAAACCGATGTGTTTATCGGTCCACGAAGCCGATGAAATGATCGAACTCGCCAATGAAAAAGGACTGGTATGCGCGGTAGATATGCACAAACGCTACGACCCGGATCACATGCGCATCGAGCACGACATCGCCAATCGCATCGGCGATCCCATTTACGGGCTCGCCATGCTGGAAGAACCCCTCGAAGTATCCACCAGCACATTTAAGTGGGCAGAAGAAAGCGATCCCTTCTCCTACGTGGGACCCCACTGGGTCGATCTATTTTACAATTACTACCGCAGCAAACCCGTATCCCTCACAGCCGTAGGGCAAAAAAAACGCCTCATACGCGATGGCATTGACGCATACGATGCCGTCCAGGTTCGGGTGGATTTCGACAACGGCATGAGCATTTACTTCCACAACAACTGGATCACCCCCGACGATTTTGAAGGACCCGTCAATCAGGGACACGAAATAGTCGGCACCGACGGCAAAGTGGAATCCGACCAGCAATATCGCGGATTTCGCTTCTGGTACGCAGACGGCGGCAGCCAGAGTTCAAACAACCACTTCACCCGCAACGTCAAACGCCCCGACGGCTCAGAAGTCTATGTGGGATATGGTACAGACAGCATCATCGTGGCACTGGTCGCAATATGTCGCATCGAATTCCTGGGCGAAACCCTATCAGACGTAAAAGCAATCTATCCCACCGCTGAAGACGGGCGGATCACAACGGCGATCGTAGATGCCGCGCGCATCGTCCGCGACCGCAATTTTGAATACATGCGCGAAGGCAAAGGCGCAACTGTCACAGCGCAATTCGGCGCAGACGGCATCACCATCGTCGATCCCAACCGCGCATCTGACGGACCCGACGCAGTATTTGAAAAAATATACAATAAGGAAGTGTGA